One Paralichthys olivaceus isolate ysfri-2021 chromosome 21, ASM2471397v2, whole genome shotgun sequence genomic window carries:
- the ccser2b gene encoding serine-rich coiled-coil domain-containing protein 2 isoform X4, with protein MSAPPSGLVDTPAMPTMVSRLPKFGSRPKSITASNGAPTIPTANAIISAVATSTHLTNGFYHHPGPMGVNGSVTAPPSAVKKNGFIRVPTSFSMKWRKDNSITEDGGTYAEGEWKKGTGGNVGQNRSGNNIHQYYYQRQQGSPMVSQRDAKKSTTSSAGKVRGYSPPATSSSSPAPQSSPRTLPVSKLGSPGSKLSQITSRMTNETKRATNGLAESRPRTVSNSSLRQPHSFARPGSGPGSRSGSPFQKKPPASRSYSSDSLRAAQPVQLSENDRFRSRSLTQVRQQPLPILTRSYSNKKTAERGLKESTTAASLAPPRGSLVKSPVISQTPEGGGGGVKASGRSGLSIPSLLPPSALKKPLLPSLGPASKPSGISYKLSRPSLIKQPRPLRVTPASVSGGEQEVNPGLKSTSENSPERSPEAPEPEGLSTEPLFQTEVSIVAETLEDMSLSSASSLDRNDTSQEYMDDFDNLGNGGVGLMLLSSKNDEDDSGLDQSCARFDEDKAAVNGVTKATGLCFLEDGVDWAGVRLSGDRAQHRLTELSRRRRSSQPDYHEQGGSSLDLSPSDSCGSGGTYMWDEEGLEPLGGSVTSASINTNSNTTHHIGSFDSDVNSIDVLNTLDSGDLEDDDLMLDADFAEDVSLSDLTSADGDGMSHMAQWRRRQLCWGTQDVHDNESDLQCYKLAEDPGNKRTDATRDDDLILDFCPSRTSRLSPGPRGVDVEELADDCSAVRAQLENLQSLLLQEDDVDEDTLTTDTLNPETNESPHRSDTQVQALLQEVQHLREELRSRDRTIAQLTLQLTVPTPTTRCRCQEMTGTMDRHTQTSETERESVASQTPWREHTAFPPVPFLSPPWQYQRSRPYRGRPRPGIPSHLARKMEKLVLYFSDTACHRYFTPPARTTRNH; from the exons ATGTCAGCCCCTCCCTCTGGTCTTGTCGACACTCCTGCCATGCCGACCATGGTTTCTAGGCTGCCCAAGTTCGGTTCGCGGCCCAAATCCATCACAGCCTCCAATGGTGCTCCGACTATCCCGACTGCGAACGCCATCATCAGCGCTGTTGCGACCAGCACCCACCTCACCAACGGGTTCTACCATCATCCTGGCCCGATGGGGGTCAATGGTAGTGTAACAGCGCCCCCCTCTGCTGTCAAGAAGAATGGATTCATAAGAGTGCCAACTTCGTTTTCCATGAAATGGAGGAAGGACAACAGCATAACAGAGGATGGCGGCACGTATGCAGAGGGGGAATGGAAAAAAGGAACAGGCGGGAATGTTGGGCAGAATCGCTCCGGCAACAACATCCATCAGTATTATTACCAACGGCAGCAGGGATCACCAATGGTGTCGCAGAGAGACGCCAAAAAGTCGACCACATCCTCTGCAGGAAAAGTGCGTGGTTATAGTCCACCTGCGACATCGTCGTCGTCCCCGGCACCACAGTCCAGCCCAagaacacttcctgtttctaaaCTTGGATCTCCCGGTTCCAAACTGAGCCAGATTACATCCAGGATGACCAACGAGACGAAACGGGCTACAAATGGTCTCGCCGAATCTCGACCTCGGACTGTATCCAATAGTTCTCTGAGACAGCCTCACAGTTTTGCTCGTCCTGGTTCTGGTCCCGGTTCTCGATCCGGTTCCCCCTTCCAGAAGAAACCCCCGGCCAGCCGCTCATACTCCAGCGACAGCCTACGCGCCGCTCAGCCTGTCCAGCTGTCTGAAAACGACCGGTTTCGGTCGCGTAGCCTCACCCAGGTCAGACAGCAGCCCTTACCCATCCTCACCCGTTCTTACTCCAATAAGAAAACTGCTGAGCGAGGCCTTAAAGAATCAACCACTGCCGCCTCTCTGGCTCCACCTAGAGGCAGTTTGGTAAAATCACCTGTTATTAGCCAGACtccagagggaggagggggaggggtcaAAGCTTCTGGGAGGTCAGGGCTCAGCATCCCCTCCCTCCTACCCCCCTCTGCCTTAAAGAAACCCCTCCTCCCCAGCCTTGGCCCCGCCTCCAAACCCAGTGGCATAAGCTACAAGCTGTCACGCCCATCACTCATCAAGCAGCCCCGCCCCCTACGGGTGACCCCAGCCAGTGTGTCAGGAGGTGAGCAGGAAGTGAACCCAGGACTGAAGTCTACGTCAGAAAACAGCCCAG AAAGAAGCCCAGAGGCTCCAGAGCCAGAGGGGCTGTCGACGGAGCCTCTATTCCAGACAGAGGTGTCGATTGTGGCGGAGACACTGGAGGACATGTCCCTGTCTTCAGCGTCATCTCTGGACAGAAACGACACCAGTCAGGAGTATATGGACGACTTCGACAACCTTG gaAATGGAGGCGTTGGTTTGATGCTCCTTTCCTCCAAAAACGATGAAGATGACTCGGGGCTCGACCAATCATGTGCCAGGTTTGACGAGGACAAGGCGGCTGTTAACGGAGTCACTAAGGCAACGGGTCTGTGTTTTCTGGAGGACGGTGTGGACTGGGCGGGCGTGAGGTTAAGTG GTGATCGAGCGCAGCATCGTTTGACCGAGCTCTCACGCAGGAGAAGGTCGAGTCAGCCGGATTATCACGAGCAG GGTGGTTCGTCCCTGGATCTCTCACCCTCTGACAGCTGTGGGTCGGGGGGCACCTACATGTGGGACGAGGAGGGTCTGGAGCCCCTGGGAGGCTCCGTCACCTCCGCTTCCATCAACACCAACAGCAACACCACCCACCACATCGGGAGCTTCGACTCAGACGTCAACAGCATC GACGTCTTGAACACCCTGGACTCTGGTGATCTGGAGGATGATGATCTCATGCTGGATGCAGACTTTGCAGAAGATGTCTCCCTCAGTG ATCTGACCTCTGCAGACGGAGACGGGATGTCCCACATGGCTCAGTGGAGGcggaggcagctctgctgggGAACGCAGGACGTCCACGACAATGAAAG TGACCTCCAGTGTTACAAGCTCGCTGAGGATCCTGGGAATAAAAGAACTGATGCCACCAGGGACGATGACCTCATTCTTGACTTCTGTCCTTCAAG GACGTCCCGTCTGTCTCCTGGTCCTCGCGGTGTGGATGTGGAGGAACTGGCTGACGACTGCTCTGCGGTCCGAGCACAGCTGGAGAACCTGcagagtttgctgctgcag gaggaCGATGTGGACGAAGACACTCTGACCACCGACACTCTGAATCCTGAGACCAACGAATCGCCACACCGCTCTGACACTCAG GTGCAGGCTCTCCTGCAGGAGGTGCAGCATCtcagggaggagctgaggagtcGAGACCGAACCATCGCTCAGCTCACACTGCAGCTG ACTGTTCCCACACCGACCACTAGGTGTCGTTGTCAGGAGATGACGGGAACGATggaccgacacacacagacgagtgagacggagagagagagtgtggccTCGCAGACACCCTGGAGAGAGCACAcg GCTTTCCCTCCtgttcccttcctctctccacccTGGCAGTATCAGCGCTCCAGGCCTTACAGGGGGAGGCCCAGGCCGGGCATCCCCTCCCACCTCGCTAGAAAAA TGGAAAAACTAGTGCTTTACTTCAGTGACACAGCCTG tcACAGATACTTCACTCCTCCAGCCAGGACGACCAGGAACCACTGA